A segment of the Candidatus Protochlamydia naegleriophila genome:
TCATGAGCTTGCAATCTTCTTATTTCTTTGACGTTACTCAATTTTCACATGCAGCCTTGTTTGAAAATGATCCGGAGCCGTGGAACATTTTAGGACGCTTGGAGTCCTATATCAAACAGCTGCCGTTGGGGAAGATTCTAGGAGAGGTTTCTTCTGAAGCCTATCTAATTAATCCCGAGCTCATTTTCCTTGATGAAGGAAGTGTTGTAGAACCTGGAGCCTATATTCAAGGGCCTTGTTGGATCGGCAAAAATAGCGTTGTACGTCATGGAGCTTACATAAGAGGAAATTTTTTAGCTGGAGAGCGTTGCGTCATTGGGCATGACACAGAAGTTAAAAATAGCCTATTTTTAGATCGTGCCCATGCGGCCCATTTTGCCTATGTGGGGGATAGCATTTTGGGCAACCAGGTCAACCTGGGTGCTGGAACTAAGTGTGCCAATTTCAAGTTAGATCAAAAAACAATTACGGTTCATTATCAAGGCGAGCGCATTCCTACCCAATTGCGTAAATTTGGCGCAATCATTG
Coding sequences within it:
- a CDS encoding UDP-N-acetylglucosamine diphosphorylase; this encodes MSLQSSYFFDVTQFSHAALFENDPEPWNILGRLESYIKQLPLGKILGEVSSEAYLINPELIFLDEGSVVEPGAYIQGPCWIGKNSVVRHGAYIRGNFLAGERCVIGHDTEVKNSLFLDRAHAAHFAYVGDSILGNQVNLGAGTKCANFKLDQKTITVHYQGERIPTQLRKFGAIIGDRSQIGCNSVTNPGTLIGQEVRCYPCLNIGGWIPTRSLIKPSHEVKISSY